Proteins from a genomic interval of Nostoc sp. TCL240-02:
- the scyB gene encoding tryptophan dehydrogenase ScyB, producing the protein MLLFETVREMGHEQVLFCHGKNPEIKAIIAIHDTTLGPAMGATRLMPYVNEEAALKDALRLSRGMTYKAACANIPAGGGKAVIIANPENKTDDLLRAYGRFVNSLNGRFITGQDVNISPDDVRTISQETKHVVGVSEKSGGPAPITSLGVFLGIKAAVESRWQSKRLDGMKVAVQGLGNVGKNLCRHLHEHDVKLFVSDVDPAKAEEAKRLFGATVVEPSEIYSLDVDIFAPCALGGILNSHTIPFLQASIIAGAANNQLENEQLHSQMLTKKGILYSPDYVINAGGLINVYNEMIGYDEEKAFKQVHNIYDTLLAIFELAKVQGVTTNDAAKRLAEDRIKNSKRSNPKAIAA; encoded by the coding sequence ATGCTGCTATTTGAAACCGTTAGAGAAATGGGTCACGAACAAGTTCTTTTTTGTCATGGTAAAAATCCCGAAATTAAGGCAATTATTGCCATACATGACACGACATTGGGTCCAGCAATGGGAGCTACAAGACTCATGCCTTATGTCAACGAAGAAGCTGCTTTAAAAGACGCACTTCGTCTCAGTCGGGGGATGACATATAAAGCCGCCTGTGCAAATATTCCGGCTGGTGGTGGCAAAGCAGTTATTATTGCTAATCCTGAAAATAAAACAGATGATCTTTTGAGAGCCTACGGACGTTTTGTTAACAGCCTCAATGGGCGTTTTATTACTGGACAAGATGTCAATATTTCCCCTGATGATGTCAGAACAATCAGCCAAGAAACTAAACATGTTGTTGGAGTATCAGAAAAATCTGGCGGACCTGCTCCCATCACATCATTAGGAGTTTTTCTAGGAATTAAAGCTGCTGTAGAGTCTCGTTGGCAGAGCAAAAGACTTGATGGCATGAAAGTTGCAGTTCAAGGCTTAGGTAATGTCGGTAAAAATCTCTGTCGCCACTTACATGAGCATGATGTCAAGCTTTTTGTTAGCGATGTAGATCCAGCAAAAGCGGAAGAAGCAAAACGGCTTTTTGGCGCAACAGTTGTAGAACCAAGCGAAATTTACTCTCTTGATGTAGATATTTTTGCTCCTTGCGCTCTTGGAGGAATTCTTAACAGTCATACAATTCCTTTTTTACAAGCCTCTATTATTGCTGGTGCAGCTAATAATCAATTGGAAAATGAGCAATTACATAGTCAAATGCTTACCAAAAAGGGAATTCTGTACAGCCCAGATTATGTAATTAATGCTGGAGGACTGATCAACGTTTACAACGAGATGATTGGTTATGACGAAGAAAAAGCTTTCAAACAAGTGCATAACATTTATGACACGCTATTAGCAATTTTTGAGCTTGCCAAAGTTCAGGGAGTTACTACCAACGATGCTGCTAAACGATTAGCAGAAGACCGCATCAAGAA
- the scyA gene encoding scytonemin biosynthesis protein ScyA (ScyA, a thiamin diphosphate-dependent enzyme, performs an acyloin condensation during scytonemin biosythesis. It joins a molecule of indole-3-pyruvate to one of para-hydroxyphenylpyruvic acid.): protein MSQNYTGSNSPLITTEPYKEFPANRYVESSRQLDESENNGGTQPFLKDETSATLSVADAIAQMLVNLGVSYAFGVAGGAMASLWGALSNSSIEVLNFRHEAGAAFAATEAYFANNRPTVVFTTAGPGITNALTGLFAARGEGAKVILLSACTSAPQRGRWAIQETSTYTLPSGGIFTPGALFNYAITIESAAQLPQIFRKLALAMAQPGGFVAHLSIPTAVQTSLVEDVALPQLDVTPFPMTPAKEAIAKSVELLSSGPFAIWVGFGARDAAAEILQLAEKTGAAVICSPRGKGIFPEDHPQFVGVTGLGGHASVLTYMEQQPPLRTLVLGTRLGEPTSFWSSALVPKEGFIHVDIDPEVPGVAYPHVETFGVRSDIKAFVEELLEQLPDAPRSTTLSLPHPERKAIEPAPDIDYPVRPEVLMAAIQKIIVEGSDAVVMAECGNSFTWSTHLLQFSEANRYRVSTGVGAMGHAVTGVLGAALANNSKAVGIVGDGAMLMNNEISTAVKYKIPAIWIVLNDARYNMCHQGMKILGLKGADATLPPTNFAMIARGMGAEAIVVVRESDIEAALEQAIASSVPFLIDVVIDADRPAPSGGRNKSLAAQGIKSTAKNGAKQVSFPMV from the coding sequence ATGAGTCAAAACTATACTGGTTCCAACTCTCCTCTCATCACTACTGAGCCATACAAAGAATTTCCAGCAAATAGATATGTAGAATCTTCTCGTCAGCTTGATGAATCGGAGAATAACGGGGGAACTCAGCCTTTTTTAAAGGATGAAACATCAGCAACGCTCTCAGTTGCCGATGCGATCGCTCAGATGTTGGTAAATTTGGGAGTAAGCTACGCTTTTGGTGTCGCAGGTGGCGCGATGGCAAGCCTTTGGGGTGCGCTATCAAATAGCAGTATCGAGGTGTTAAACTTCCGCCATGAAGCAGGAGCAGCCTTTGCAGCCACCGAAGCATACTTTGCCAATAATCGCCCCACTGTAGTTTTTACCACAGCCGGGCCGGGGATCACTAATGCGCTGACCGGGTTATTTGCGGCTCGTGGTGAAGGTGCAAAGGTGATTTTGCTATCGGCTTGCACCTCTGCACCGCAACGTGGACGTTGGGCAATTCAAGAAACCAGCACTTATACATTGCCCAGTGGGGGAATTTTTACCCCAGGAGCGCTATTCAACTATGCAATCACTATTGAATCTGCGGCTCAACTACCGCAGATTTTCCGCAAACTTGCTTTAGCTATGGCGCAACCAGGCGGATTTGTCGCTCATTTGAGTATTCCCACCGCAGTGCAGACAAGTTTAGTTGAGGATGTAGCTTTACCCCAACTAGATGTTACTCCGTTTCCGATGACTCCTGCCAAAGAAGCGATCGCTAAATCGGTAGAGTTATTATCATCCGGCCCCTTTGCCATCTGGGTTGGTTTCGGTGCGCGTGACGCAGCAGCCGAAATCCTCCAACTCGCAGAAAAAACTGGAGCCGCCGTTATCTGCTCACCTCGTGGTAAAGGGATCTTTCCCGAAGATCATCCCCAGTTTGTGGGTGTCACAGGTTTAGGTGGTCATGCTTCCGTCTTAACTTATATGGAACAGCAACCTCCACTACGCACACTCGTATTAGGAACCCGCCTTGGTGAACCGACTTCCTTCTGGAGTTCGGCGCTAGTTCCAAAAGAAGGTTTCATCCATGTAGATATTGACCCAGAAGTGCCAGGTGTAGCCTATCCACACGTTGAAACTTTTGGGGTTCGGTCTGATATCAAAGCTTTTGTGGAAGAGTTATTGGAGCAATTACCAGATGCTCCTCGTTCCACAACTTTGTCGCTACCTCATCCAGAACGCAAAGCAATTGAACCTGCACCAGACATAGATTATCCAGTGCGGCCAGAAGTATTGATGGCAGCAATTCAAAAGATCATTGTTGAAGGTAGTGATGCGGTAGTAATGGCGGAGTGTGGTAACTCGTTTACTTGGTCAACGCATCTACTGCAATTTTCCGAAGCCAATCGGTACCGAGTCAGCACCGGAGTCGGTGCAATGGGTCACGCTGTCACAGGAGTGTTGGGTGCAGCACTGGCGAACAATAGCAAAGCTGTAGGAATTGTCGGCGATGGAGCAATGCTGATGAATAACGAAATCAGTACCGCCGTGAAATACAAAATTCCAGCGATTTGGATTGTCCTCAACGATGCACGTTACAACATGTGCCATCAAGGGATGAAAATCTTGGGATTAAAGGGCGCAGATGCCACACTTCCACCAACAAACTTCGCCATGATTGCTCGTGGGATGGGAGCAGAAGCGATCGTGGTTGTTAGAGAGTCGGATATTGAAGCGGCATTAGAACAAGCGATCGCATCATCTGTTCCCTTTCTCATTGATGTCGTAATTGACGCTGACCGTCCAGCACCTTCTGGTGGACGTAATAAGAGTTTGGCAGCACAAGGAATTAAATCAACAGCTAAAAATGGAGCCAAGCAAGTTTCATTTCCAATGGTTTGA
- a CDS encoding scytonemin biosynthesis sensor histidine kinase, with the protein MNSGDYTLARSNTQWSLQPEIEMKFAHFLINQAVDAAFCLGENAQFLYVNDATCQMTEYSRKELLSMRLQDIDVDFSLHNWSNINSEGSLTFKSRYCTKGGRIFLVEISISYVKQQDIEFGCAFVREISDEIVELSVQKWTDELRDAKDNLQQEFSQLKSKEIELEASLSLLRSTLESTAIGIVAVNSEGDILSLNQKFVDMWQIPESLILSKKCPRCKAFFENQLKDPQAFNRLIWEVSSQSDFESYDILELKDGRVFAHYSKPHLLDGKIIGRVWSIWDITESKQTEEALRLNAVRFRTLAETTDTSTFLIQGTRLCYINPAVEQLTGYTKEELLTGFDLRRLIKSKRRRQVRKQSEATNFEYQEMNILTKSGTERWLACAVVMLDGVLDFGGKPVEMIAGIDITDYKYAELGLNQALEQAKQLSELRARFLSMVCHQFRTPLNIVSFSNSLLKEEVDKRTQKKIQPLLDHIQKATEQLGQMLDDILFFSKAEAAKINYEPKPLDLVDFCNDLVAEMQMSISKIPINFITQENSLTACIDKKLLEPILKNLLDNAIKYSLSGMTVDLRLACQNEQVIFQVEDRGIGISALDQQRIFEPFYRGTNIDHIPGTGLGLSILKTLVDLHHGQVSVESQLGVGTTFTVTLALIKSEFNSSEL; encoded by the coding sequence ATGAATTCTGGCGATTATACATTAGCTAGATCAAACACTCAATGGTCACTACAGCCAGAAATAGAAATGAAGTTTGCTCACTTTCTAATAAATCAAGCTGTAGATGCTGCCTTTTGTTTAGGAGAAAATGCACAGTTTCTCTATGTCAACGATGCCACTTGCCAGATGACTGAGTATTCCCGTAAGGAATTACTTTCCATGAGGTTGCAAGATATAGACGTAGATTTTTCTTTACACAACTGGTCAAATATTAACTCAGAAGGTTCTCTTACCTTTAAATCTCGCTACTGCACAAAAGGAGGGCGGATCTTTCTGGTAGAAATATCCATTAGCTATGTAAAACAACAAGATATAGAATTTGGCTGTGCTTTTGTTCGGGAAATAAGTGATGAAATAGTAGAACTGAGTGTGCAAAAGTGGACTGATGAATTAAGGGATGCCAAAGATAATTTGCAGCAGGAATTTTCTCAACTCAAATCAAAAGAAATAGAACTAGAAGCATCTCTTTCTTTACTTCGTTCTACTCTCGAATCTACTGCAATTGGTATTGTTGCAGTTAACTCTGAGGGAGATATTCTGAGCTTGAATCAGAAATTTGTGGATATGTGGCAGATTCCGGAGTCTTTAATATTATCTAAGAAATGTCCTCGATGCAAAGCCTTTTTTGAGAATCAACTTAAAGATCCACAAGCCTTTAATCGACTAATTTGGGAAGTGTCTAGCCAATCTGATTTCGAGAGCTATGATATTCTGGAATTGAAAGATGGGAGAGTTTTTGCACACTACTCTAAGCCCCACTTGTTGGATGGCAAAATTATTGGTAGAGTCTGGAGTATTTGGGACATTACTGAATCGAAACAGACTGAAGAGGCATTGCGGCTAAACGCAGTTAGATTTCGGACTTTAGCCGAGACAACGGATACCAGCACTTTTCTAATTCAAGGTACGCGGCTTTGCTACATAAATCCAGCAGTAGAGCAACTGACTGGTTACACAAAAGAGGAACTGTTAACGGGTTTTGATCTTCGCCGACTGATTAAAAGCAAAAGACGCAGACAGGTACGTAAGCAGAGTGAAGCAACTAACTTTGAATACCAGGAGATGAATATTCTGACAAAAAGCGGTACGGAGCGATGGCTAGCTTGTGCAGTTGTAATGCTAGATGGAGTGCTAGATTTTGGTGGAAAACCAGTAGAAATGATTGCAGGCATTGATATTACCGATTATAAATATGCAGAATTAGGTCTTAACCAAGCTTTAGAACAAGCAAAACAACTTAGCGAACTTAGAGCGCGTTTTCTTTCTATGGTTTGCCATCAATTCCGTACACCGTTGAATATTGTTTCATTTTCTAATAGTTTATTAAAGGAAGAAGTAGACAAACGTACACAGAAGAAAATCCAACCATTGCTGGATCACATTCAAAAAGCCACCGAACAACTTGGTCAGATGTTGGATGATATTTTATTCTTCTCTAAGGCAGAAGCAGCAAAAATAAACTATGAGCCAAAACCACTTGATTTAGTTGATTTCTGTAATGACTTAGTTGCAGAAATGCAGATGAGCATTAGCAAAATTCCGATTAATTTTATCACTCAAGAAAATTCTCTAACAGCCTGCATAGACAAAAAATTGTTAGAGCCGATTTTAAAAAATTTGCTCGATAATGCAATAAAATATTCTCTTTCTGGTATGACAGTTGATTTGAGACTTGCTTGCCAAAATGAGCAAGTAATTTTCCAGGTCGAAGATAGAGGTATTGGTATTTCAGCGCTAGATCAACAACGAATATTTGAACCATTTTACCGTGGAACTAATATCGATCACATACCTGGCACTGGACTAGGACTGTCAATTCTTAAAACCTTAGTAGACTTACATCATGGTCAAGTATCTGTGGAAAGTCAACTTGGTGTGGGCACTACGTTTACTGTGACGTTGGCATTAATCAAGTCAGAGTTTAATAGTTCCGAGTTATGA
- a CDS encoding response regulator transcription factor gives MYESSNKILVIEDDNVTRDLYLKGLKAKGFDTISANNGLAGIQQAQECIPDLVICDITMPDMDGYSVLSTLRQDPLTAIIPFIFLTGSSNKADVRKAMELGADDYLTKPSTLDELLRAIAIRLQKQATLQYWWAMKFEKAPKSVILDNPTAAIAPEEPTIPSKSIFPSIPQLKEVFDFIEAHYHQGITLCDVAVAVGYSPAYLTNRVARQTGETVNCWIVKRRMAGARFLLQNNNQTIEKIAKALGYQDVSHFSRQFRQHHGLPPQAWRKQHQLVSQKQVKLW, from the coding sequence ATGTACGAATCATCAAATAAAATTCTCGTCATTGAAGATGATAATGTTACCCGCGATCTTTATTTAAAAGGTCTTAAGGCTAAAGGTTTTGATACAATCAGTGCTAACAACGGTCTTGCTGGTATCCAACAAGCACAAGAGTGTATACCCGACTTAGTAATTTGCGATATCACGATGCCTGATATGGATGGTTATAGCGTTTTAAGTACGCTACGCCAAGATCCTCTTACGGCAATTATTCCTTTTATTTTTCTGACTGGGAGTAGTAACAAAGCAGATGTTCGCAAAGCTATGGAATTGGGAGCAGATGACTATCTTACCAAACCCTCGACACTAGACGAATTGCTCAGAGCGATCGCTATCCGACTACAAAAGCAAGCTACTCTGCAATACTGGTGGGCTATGAAATTTGAGAAAGCTCCAAAATCAGTAATTCTAGATAATCCTACAGCTGCGATCGCACCTGAAGAACCTACAATCCCTTCTAAGTCAATATTTCCTAGCATTCCCCAATTAAAAGAAGTTTTTGACTTTATCGAAGCCCATTATCACCAAGGAATCACTTTGTGTGATGTGGCTGTTGCTGTTGGTTACTCACCTGCTTACTTAACTAATCGAGTCGCAAGGCAAACGGGAGAGACTGTAAACTGCTGGATTGTCAAACGCCGAATGGCAGGCGCTCGTTTTTTACTCCAAAATAATAATCAGACTATCGAGAAGATCGCCAAAGCATTAGGTTATCAAGATGTGTCTCATTTTTCTCGTCAGTTTCGCCAACATCACGGTTTACCTCCCCAAGCTTGGCGCAAACAGCATCAGCTTGTATCCCAAAAACAGGTGAAACTCTGGTAA
- a CDS encoding AAA family ATPase, producing MDFDYFRSNEGTPTNNTRQSLLASGWRPFNRELDWGFLWQLLYSDSRELTQKSLNLASNVADILGRNNYAWWANLLNIVSDNTRYEVEKFWNYITPDPQSPDHRYKDVLSTETPIVQFVSRSSIPIDYVLNRLQEITVLRVLGVLGNPDIITQYYSERDFYFPIDRFVSWERLDVINTVYAYWAKHDVWLQIDPYDRGRRQYSLMARNLAPLINKATYDLAVMLSGYQSRVGKVHSQFPIRTFPADIQQFTDAVQQAILNQNQLAVVVHGKPGTGKTVWTQAVAKEILVPLGYVIFILDHDAIANFVPPTYIERICIVINEADNLAQNRASEVAQYNNKTEHILSLLDGTLYQSVIDESGIQMQQRLVVLMTCNTTERLDPAMLRKGRVDLIYEFTQLFI from the coding sequence ATGGATTTTGACTATTTTAGAAGCAATGAAGGCACTCCTACAAATAATACCCGCCAAAGCTTGCTTGCTAGCGGTTGGCGACCGTTTAACCGAGAGTTAGATTGGGGGTTTTTGTGGCAACTGTTGTATAGTGACTCCCGCGAATTAACTCAAAAAAGTTTGAATTTAGCAAGTAATGTTGCTGATATTTTGGGACGAAATAATTATGCTTGGTGGGCTAATTTATTAAATATTGTATCTGATAATACCCGCTACGAAGTGGAAAAATTTTGGAATTACATCACACCAGATCCTCAATCACCAGATCATCGCTACAAAGATGTTTTGAGTACGGAAACGCCTATTGTTCAATTTGTCAGTCGTAGTAGCATTCCCATTGATTATGTTCTTAACCGACTGCAAGAAATTACTGTACTGCGAGTTTTAGGTGTGTTGGGTAATCCTGATATTATTACTCAGTATTATTCAGAAAGAGATTTTTATTTTCCTATAGATAGATTTGTTAGCTGGGAACGCTTAGATGTGATTAATACTGTTTATGCTTACTGGGCAAAGCATGACGTTTGGTTGCAAATTGATCCCTACGATCGCGGGCGGCGACAATATAGTTTAATGGCGAGAAATCTTGCCCCACTAATTAACAAGGCGACTTACGACTTGGCAGTTATGCTGAGTGGATATCAAAGTCGTGTAGGTAAAGTTCACAGCCAATTTCCCATTCGCACATTTCCGGCAGATATTCAACAGTTTACAGATGCTGTACAGCAAGCGATTCTGAATCAAAACCAGTTAGCGGTTGTTGTACATGGGAAACCAGGTACTGGTAAAACAGTCTGGACACAAGCTGTAGCAAAAGAAATTCTTGTACCTTTAGGGTATGTAATTTTTATTTTAGATCATGATGCGATCGCTAATTTTGTCCCCCCAACTTACATAGAGCGTATTTGTATCGTTATTAACGAAGCTGATAATCTAGCGCAAAACCGCGCTTCTGAGGTAGCGCAATACAATAACAAAACCGAACACATTCTCAGTTTGCTGGATGGTACTTTGTATCAAAGTGTCATTGATGAGTCTGGTATTCAGATGCAGCAACGATTAGTTGTCTTGATGACTTGTAACACTACTGAGAGATTAGATCCAGCCATGTTGCGTAAGGGCAGGGTGGATTTAATATATGAGTTTACGCAACTATTTATTTGA
- the argJ gene encoding bifunctional glutamate N-acetyltransferase/amino-acid acetyltransferase ArgJ gives MPLTISSAPQGFSAFITNLGIRDTTDDFVFIKSEVPCVADGVFTQSLFAGPSVTISRENLKDSQVQGIVVISKNANVANGAIGIADAQEVLELVATETGIAAHNIVIASTGVIGRRYPIEKIRAGLLGLGKKLTPADFNAAAGGIMTTDTVSKLATRQIGNAKLVGIAKGVGMIEPNMATLLTFFFTDAAISANSLRSIFRFTIDKTFNCLSVDTDTSTSDSAVILANGIAGEVSEADFASALQEVAQELVLKIARDAEGATKIIEVTVDSAINYVQAKKVAKAIVNSPLVKTAVYGADPNWGRVAMAIGKCENEQQINPEGIVISFDDVKVYPSSLTNENLEQLRQIMSQDKVDIHVSLNIGEASATVWGCDLSEGYIEINGKYST, from the coding sequence ATGCCATTAACGATATCTTCCGCACCTCAAGGTTTTAGTGCATTTATTACTAATTTAGGAATACGAGATACAACTGATGATTTTGTATTTATTAAATCAGAAGTTCCTTGTGTTGCTGATGGAGTCTTTACTCAAAGTCTTTTCGCCGGGCCAAGTGTCACTATTAGCCGCGAGAATTTAAAAGATTCACAAGTACAAGGAATTGTCGTTATATCTAAGAATGCAAATGTTGCTAATGGTGCTATCGGCATCGCTGATGCCCAAGAGGTTTTAGAATTAGTTGCAACGGAAACTGGAATTGCTGCACATAACATTGTGATAGCTTCTACAGGCGTAATTGGCAGGCGTTATCCAATTGAAAAAATTCGAGCAGGTTTATTAGGATTAGGGAAAAAATTGACTCCTGCTGATTTTAATGCCGCAGCCGGTGGTATTATGACCACCGATACAGTATCAAAACTAGCTACACGACAAATAGGAAATGCCAAGCTGGTAGGAATTGCCAAAGGTGTTGGCATGATTGAGCCTAATATGGCTACTCTCTTAACTTTCTTTTTTACTGATGCGGCAATTTCTGCAAATAGCCTTCGTTCTATTTTTCGCTTTACTATAGATAAAACCTTTAACTGCCTGAGTGTAGACACTGACACTTCTACTAGTGACTCCGCCGTGATTCTAGCTAATGGAATAGCCGGTGAAGTTTCAGAAGCAGATTTTGCCAGTGCATTGCAAGAAGTTGCACAAGAATTAGTGTTGAAAATTGCCAGAGATGCAGAAGGTGCCACCAAAATTATTGAGGTGACTGTAGATTCAGCTATTAACTATGTACAAGCGAAAAAAGTAGCTAAAGCAATTGTCAATTCACCATTAGTAAAAACCGCCGTCTATGGGGCAGATCCGAATTGGGGACGAGTTGCGATGGCTATAGGTAAATGTGAAAATGAACAGCAGATCAATCCAGAAGGAATTGTTATTAGTTTTGATGACGTGAAAGTTTATCCTAGTAGTTTAACTAATGAAAATCTGGAACAATTGCGGCAAATTATGTCCCAAGACAAAGTAGATATTCATGTTAGCCTCAATATTGGCGAAGCTTCTGCAACTGTATGGGGTTGCGATCTTTCAGAGGGTTATATAGAAATTAATGGCAAATATTCAACTTGA